The Equus asinus isolate D_3611 breed Donkey chromosome 18, EquAss-T2T_v2, whole genome shotgun sequence region TATATCTTTGGCAACTAAAGCTCTGCAGCATAAAAGGATCTCACAGCTTAACCTGTGTTCTATGGTGGAGCTTTAATAGTAATACCGTGCTTCCCCAGCTGTGCACTTGTGCAACACAACTACAGTGACAACACCTTGGTTTGCCTGGGACCGAGAGGCTCCTGGGACATGGGGCTTTGTGTGGCAAGTGCTAGTTGGGACCCAGGACACCAATAACAGGTTAAATAGGGTATATCTCCTCCTGAAGAATCATTAACCCAAAGACTGAGAGTTAGGTTCatgtaacaatatttttaaaaatataaataccaacAGATCTATTATTCCTAATGCACAATTTGCATAAATTTCTAAGATAAAAGACAACCTCAAAGACATCCACTTTCTTCTACTGTCAGATGTTGCGGGTGGAAGTTCAAGCAGCTCTGTTCTAATGGCCCCAGACTCTCAGCCTTGCTCTCCGAATTTAACGCACCTCAATGCATCCCTCTCCTTACCAATGCAGGGGCTCCTCTGCTGGATTTAACCACCCCACCCTCCATACTCTCCAGGGCATCTGGCAAATGACTCCATCTCTGCAATGAGCTTTAACCATGTACTTCTACTGGTGTCAATGAATCAAGTGCTAGAGTGGACAAGCTCTGTTTTCCCAGCTGCCCTTCATCTTTCAACGTGTGCTCACCTCACCTGATGGACAGCTCAGTCATTTTCAACCCTAGTTTTGTCACAGCATAGTACACTAGGAAATTCTCAGTCAAATTAGTGTCAGTTCTCTTCAGTTTCAAAGCAGGTAAGTGAGCAGGCTGTTGACTGTACAAAGGAAAACAGTGTTATAGTCAAACACCAAAAAACTGAGAGGCCTACACTACTGTCCAGATTCACCTGCCTCTAAAATGTACCCTCTCTTTACACATGTCCAGGAGAGGAAAAGGGTGGTCATGATGCTGGGTCAGCTCAGCCAAGAGCCGCGAGAGCTCGGTGAGGAGTGAGAGGCTGCACTGCAGGAGGAGCACGCTGGGCCCAGCAAGGGTGATCTGCCAGGGGTGCGGAGGGGAGCCAGCAGGGGAATACTTACTTTTCAGCAACTAGCTTTTAAATGAGCCTGTGTGGCATCACTGAATGGTCACTGCAAATACTGAATTGTGACAGTATGCCTCGACCTCCAAATGTAGTATTTAATATAAGCCAAGAGACAGAATACCAAACTATATTTACTGTTTACAGTAGTAAAGGACAACAAATAATGTATAAATTGGTGAATAAACACAACAGAGCCAGCAGACGACCCGCCCACACCCCAACAGCAAAACACAAACGAAATGAGAACATCTTCAGCAAAATTTCAGGCAAGCAAGAGGTGACGGTCGTGGTCACACTGTCCAGGTGACTACACAAGGCAGAGAAGGCCATCAGGCAGCAGTGGATCCATACAGAAGAACAGCAGAACTATCAAAGTTTAATTGGTACAGATCCCAAAATGTTTCACAGAACTGAAATCACATACTAACGCATAAACTCCATACCTACTTGGAAGGCGGCGCCGCACGAGTCCATGAGAAGAGCATGAAGTCATCTGTCCACGGGCTTCATTTGCAACCACACTTTGAAGTAGCTCTTTTACACAAAAACGTAACTGCAAATTCAGCAATACGTAAtcttatgtgtttatatatagaCCATAATTATTCATCAGAAGCAAATACTAGAAGAAATCTGAGGCCATGGCACTATTACCAAGTGAGCAATGTGGGGATTACTTTGTTCTatgtgaagaaaaggggaaaagccAATTTGCACTGTGCCACACTTTGCCCATGCAGCATCTCCTAGGCACTGGGCAGTAGGTGATGGGTCCTGGGCCCCTGACCCACCCAAGGGATGCTTAAGGAGCAGGGCGCCCAGGCCCATGTTACTGAAGGACTTTTGCCCTTTTAAGAAGCACTCCAGTATCTTCCCTTCAACTTTACCATATTCTGACAAAACTTAAATTTGCaatatttagcatttaaaaaaacctgTACCTACAAGAAATAGTAAGCGAAAGTTTGTCTCCCATCTCCACCATGCCCCCAAAACTTGTCCAACGGAAGCACCTCCATTGTGGTGGTGGAGTTCTCTACATGATTGGAATaagcagtgggggtggggaggggatcaATACCTGGACAAGATCCCCCTCTGGACTCAAAGTAGGCATTCAGGCCACGAGTGTGGGGGACATCTTAtaggagagggggaaaaaacaaaaatgaaagcaaaaataaaccccAAGACCTTGCAACTCATTTTGCCTAAACAAAGATGACAACTGAGATTGGCCCGCCTTTGGCGGTGGCTTCATCCCTGCAGAGCGGAGTTGCGCTCGCAGTACGTCAGAGCGGGAAGTAATCCTGGTGGAGGTCCTGGGCTTCTGCAGACTCCTTTGTGATTGGCATGGTCACGTGTTCACTATTCAATAGCAAATGCAAGGACGGCGACACGTGGGGATGGTCCCTCTAGAGGCTGCACCCCGAGAGGCAGCTGGTCTCCCTCGAGCCCCCTGTCTGCTGCTGGAACACGTCAATGGTGTCTTCGTCCTCCATCTCCAGCTGGCAGGGTCGTTGTGACGGGCACAGCGAGAGAGGGGGAAGCTGTTAGTTTTCTCACCATGATGCACAACCGACTCCCGTGCTCACTGAGCTGTTCCCTGGGCCAGAGCGCCGCCTGACGCACTCTGTGCCGCCCTCACGGGTGACGCGCAGGCAAAGCGGCTTAGGTTTGGATTTCAATAAGCCCTACTCATTCACCACGCTTTCCCTAACAAACTCACACAAGAACATCCTAAGTTAAGGactttaacagagagaaaaactgagtctcattaaaaaaataaacaagtgtctAAAATTTTTACTGAAAATTACACGAAGTCAGATTCCATTAGAAATATCCCATGAGCAGCACTGAATCCTAGGGACTAGCAGGGGCCATGCACTTTCTAACAAGTGCAGTGGACCACGCTTGTGAAATCCAGAGCAAACGAAATCACAAAGGATCCACCAGCATAAGGGATCCACTGCTGGCTCCCCTGCCCGCTCCCTCACAACCAGGGCGGAGACAGTGCGAACACCTCCAgcctgcttctctctttctcacacagcAGGCACGCGAATATCTCCCTGATCTTTGTCATTCTCTGAACAAAAGGAAGCTTTTGCCAATTTCATACAGAGACTAACCAAGGCCAGAGGCAGTAATGGTTCTCAGAAATGCAGAGAAGTACCGTCTGGGCTGGCAAGGACCCTCTCCTGCTGCAGACACTGCCTGGGCGGTAGCCAGAGTGACAGGCTGGAGGGATAGCCGGGCTCCTAAAGCCAGCGAGCTCCCCGCACCGCCCAGGGCAAGCCCTACCCAGGAATCCTCCCAGGGCCGACACTGTCTCAGCAGTGGAGGAGTTCCTAAAGTGGGCAGGTGTAAAATCTCTTGATCTGCAGCCCTTTCACACAAAACAATCAATTCTCACAACtttgtaaaggagaaaaaacatatCATCTCTGCTTTACAGTCAGACAAGACTGAGACTCCAAGAGATCCAGGGGCTCTCGATCAAAGTCACCCCGCTGACAGATGACTAGAGCTGCCGCTGGAAGCTCAGCCGTCTATTTCCAAGTCCAGATGCTCTCACCACAGTGGGATGCACCACCACACAAGGGACCGATGCCTGCGGATTTGCGTGTGTGGTGGGCACATGCTTAAGAAAAACTGCTGACTGACAACCATGTGTGTGCATTCTCCTTTCCACCCACACCCCCATGCATAAGTGCTTAAAGAGCATGAGAATCAAGCCAGTAATTTAGCTACAAATTGACGAACGTTGCAAATTCAGTGTCCAGACTACAGGTGGATGGGAACTGAGTCTGTCCCACACCCTTCTCTGTGAGCCTGGACCGCCTCTGCTGAGCACCCGGCCCTCCTGCTCCACCCTCCTGACACGGAGGATGATTTCTGACAAAGTGcatttttcacatttgaaaaactgaacttcaaaattaaataatctaATAATTAAACCCATTAGGAAAATATAAGGTATGCTATATGAGCACCAATCAGTAACTCTCAAATAAGAGTATTCCAAATGGTCACTGCAAATCAGAGGCAGCCTCGAGTGTGCACAAAGCCGGCGCTCATACCTGTGCTGGGGTATCTGTTTCATTAATTGGTTGCCCATCAAACCTGAATCTAATCTGTCTCATTGACAAGccctgaaaagaaaaagcaattatcattaaatatttccAGATAACACATTaatccaaaaaaacccaaatatttatatcagaattCTGAATATACAGATTTATGAGGTTAATTATAAAAACTCACCAGTGGGCCTACAATCTATTTCATGTGCTGCTCCAACACCAATACTTTCAGACACCACTGTTCCAACATCTTCCAGCCCCTGGTCCCTTGCCCTCAGCCACCCCTCTCACTTCCCTCCAGACGCCAAGCAGAATTTCTACCCTGTCGGCACCACCATTTCCTAccctttaaaaaattctcagaGAGAAACAGGTCAGGTGACAATGAGGCATGTGATAAGCAGACTGCATGAAACTAGGAAGCAGTCCCAAAGATTCTGGCCCTGAGAAAGGCAGCAGGAGGGCACTTTGCATCCGAAAAGGAGCCCATGCAGCCTTTCTGCATCCCGGGAATGGGGACATGGTCAAGGTGCAGAAACATTTCCTTTTCAAGAGCAGTTCTGATTTCACTGAACAGGGCAGACAGAATTAAAACACGCATCTCTGCTCCCCCGAAGCCCTActcaaaaaacataaagaaaaagggCAGAAACAGCAAAGAGAACGAGACAGGGGACCGGCCAGTGGACAAGGGACACACACGCAAGCACACGCACACTGACGCAGACGTGCACAGACACACGCAGGAGTGCACACCCCCCcgatgcacacacgcacactgacGCAGACGTGCACAGACACACGCAGGAGTGCACACCCCCCcgatgcacacacgcacactgacGCAGACGTGCACAGACACACGCAGGAGTGCACACCCCCCcgatgcacacacgcacactgacGCAGACGTGCACAGACACACGCAGGAGTGCACACACCCCcgatgcacacacgcacactgacGCAGACGTGCACAGACACACGCAGGAGTGCACACACCCCcgatgcacacacgcacactgacGCAGACGTGCACAGACACACGCAGGAGTGCACACCCCCCcgatgcacacacgcacactgacGCAGACGTGCACAGACACACGCAGGAGTGCACACCCCCCcgatgcacacacgcacactgacGCAGACGTGCACAGACACACGCAGGAGTGCACACCCCCCcgatgcacacacgcacactgacGCAGACGTGCACAGACACACGCAGGAGTGCACACCCCCCcgatgcacacacgcacactgacGCAGACGTGCACAGACACACGCAGGAGTGCACACCCCCCcgatgcacacacgcacactgacGCAGACGTGCACAGACACACGCAGGAGTGCACACCCCCCcgatgcacacacgcacactgacGCAGACGTGCACAGACACACGCAGGAGTGCACACCCCCCcg contains the following coding sequences:
- the SUMO3 gene encoding small ubiquitin-related modifier 3; its protein translation is MSEEKPKEGVKTENDHINLKVAGQDGSVVQFKIKRHTPLSKLMKAYCERQGLSMRQIRFRFDGQPINETDTPAQLEMEDEDTIDVFQQQTGGSRETSCLSGCSL